From Taeniopygia guttata chromosome 21, bTaeGut7.mat, whole genome shotgun sequence, one genomic window encodes:
- the PINK1 gene encoding serine/threonine-protein kinase PINK1, mitochondrial, which yields MAVRLLLARALRLLPRCRPPCAPRTARSDPAPRPGPGPGPGPGPAAPWRPWLGWLPAARRLLLRGPAAGLAAAARRGRGGGVCLALAVALRLVEPRLEEQRRAEAACRQIQTVFVGKNKPQKDPLSSFRWQGFKLEEYLIGQPIGKGCSAAVYEAAIPFCPTPRDPALQQDRASASQGAEGEPVVKHQPKGAFPLAIKMMWNISAGSSSEAILDAMGRELVPATGVALSGEYGAVSGHRKPVLGRKKLRPHPNIIQVIRAFTSSVPLLPGAFADYPDVLPLSLNPRGIGHSRTLFLVMKNYPFTLRQYLQENTPDVRLSTVMILQLLEGVDHLVRHGIAHRDLKSDNILVEFDSAGCPWLVITDFGCCLADESIGLRLPFTSSYVDRGGNGCLMAPEVITASPGPGTVINYSKADAWAVGAIAYEILGLANPFYGHGDSTLESRSYREEQLPSLPKHVPLEVKQVIKMLLQRDPNKRLSARVAANVLHLSLWGDSVVASRTLKPDQMIAWLLCQSAATLLTNRLAEKSQVETKMKMCFLANLEFEDLWAAMFLLLAWRSQSG from the exons ATGGCGGTGCGGCTGCTGCTGGCCCGGGCCCTGCGGCTGCTGCCGCGGTGCCGCCCGCCCTGCGCGCCCCGTACCGCCCGGTCCGAccccgctccgcgccccggccccggccccggccccggccccggccccgccgcgccatggcggccctggctgggctggctgccggccgcccgccgcctcctcctGCGCGGCCCGGCGGCCGGGCTGGCGGccgcggcgcggcggggccgcgggggcggTGTGTGCCTGGCGCTGGCCGTGGCGCTGCGGCTGGTGGAGCCGCGCCTGGAGGAGCAGCGGCGGGCTGAGGCGGCGTGTCGGCAGATCCAG ACTGTGTTTGTTGGGAAGAACAAGCCGCAGAAAGATCCCCTGAGCTCCTTCCGCTGGCAGGGCTTCAAGCTGGAGGAGTATCTCATTGGGCAGCCCATCGGGAAGGGCTGCAGCGCTGCTGTGTACGAGGCAGCGATTCCCTTCTGTCCCACCCCTCGggatccagccctgcagcaggaccGTGCCTCAGCTTCCCAGGGGGCTGAAGGGGAGCCTGTGGTGAAGCACCAACCGAAAGGGGCTTTTCCCTTAGCTATCAAAATGATGTGGAACATTTCG GCTGGTTCCTCCAGTGAAGCCATCCTTGATGCCATGGGCCGAGAGCTGGTCCCAGCCACAGGCGTTGCCTTGTCCGGGGAGTATGGAGCTGTCTCTGGCCACAG AAAACCTGTCCTTGGGAGGAAGAAGCTGCGACCTCATCCGAATATAATCCAGGTGATCCGAGCATTCACATCCTCTGTCCCTTTGCTGCCTGGAGCCTTTGCTGACTATCCTGATGTCCTCCCACTGAGCCTGAACCCCAGAGGGATCGGTCACAGCCGCACACTCTTCTTGGTGATGAAGAA CTACCCCTTCACACTGCGCCAGTATCTGCAGGAGAACACTCCGGATGTTCGCCTCTCCACAGTGATGATTCTGCAGCTCTTGGAGGGTGTGGACCACCTTGTTCGACATGGAATAGCACACAGAGACCTCAAGTCTGACAACATCCTGGTTGAATTTGATTCTG CTGGCTGCCCCTGGCTGGTCATCACCGACTTTGGCTGCTGTTTGGCAGATGAAAGCATCGGCCTGAGGCTGCCCTTCACCAGCTCCTATGTGGACCGGGGTGGCAACGGCTGCCTTATGGCACCTGAG GTGATCACAGCGTCACCTGGTCCAGGCACGGTGATCAACTACAGTAAAGCTGATGCTTGGGCTGTTGGAGCAATTGCCTATGAAATCTTGGGCCTGGCCAATCCTTTCTATGGCCATGGGGACTCCACTCTGGAAAGCAGAAGTTACcgggaggagcagctgccaaGCCTGCCCAAGCACGTGCCCCTCGAGGTGAAGCAGGTGATAAAGATGCTGCTTCAGAGAGATCCCAACAAG AGGTTGTCTGCGAGAGTGGCTGCAAACGTGCTGCACCTGAGCCTCTGGGGTGACAGTGTGGTGGCATCCAGGACCCTGAAACCTGACCAGATGATcgcctggctgctctgccagtCTGCAGCCACCCTGCTCACCAACAGGCTGGCGGAGAAGAGCCAGGTAGAAACCAAAATGAAGATGTGCTTCTTGGCAAACCTCGAGTTTGAAGACCTCTGGGCAGCAATGTTCCTGTTGCTGGCCTGGAGAAGTCAATCTGGGTGA
- the AGMAT gene encoding guanidino acid hydrolase, mitochondrial, producing the protein MRPLLWAACSQLLPRGAGLCAPKPAVTTMVTASHHSLQPPALLAASSSPGSVSAGFLQALVPGSRAPSCWSSQFNVPPSALLVARPVGVCSMMRLPVQASAEGLDVAFVGVPLDTGTSNRPGARFGPRQIRAESAMVRRYNGSTGAAPFDSLRVADIGDVNVNLYNLPDSCRLIRESYQEIVASGCVPLTLGGDHTITYPILQALVAKHGAVGLVHVDAHTDTGDAALGEKIYHGSPFRRCVEEGLLDRGHVVQIGIRGSSYDPDPLRYCREQGFRVVPAEECWMKSLQPLMREVRAQMGDKPMYISFDIDGLDPAYAPGTGTPEIAGLTPAQALEIIRGCKGLNIVGCDLVEVAPMYDVSGNTALLGANLLFEMLCVLPGVKTL; encoded by the exons ATGaggcctctgctctgggctgcctgcagccagctgctgccccggggagctgggctctgtgctCCCAAGCCAGCTGTGACCACTATGGTGACTGCATCACACCACAGCCTGCAGCCTCCAGCCCTTCTGGCCGCCTCCAGCTCCCCAGGCAGTGTGTCTGCAGGGttcctccaggccctggtcccagggagcagagcccccagctgctggagctcgCAGTTCAAcgtgccccccagtgccctgcTCGTGGCCCGGCCTGTGGGGGTCTGCTCCATGATGAGGCTGCCAGTGCAGGCGTCTGCCGAGGGACTGGACGTGGCGTTTGTCGGTGTCCCACTGGACACAGGCACGTCCAACCGGCCGGGAGCCAG GTTCGGTCCGCGTCAGATCCGCGCCGAGTCGGCGATGGTGAGGAGGTACAACGGCAGCACCGGGGCGGCGCCCTTCGACTCCCTGCGGGTGGCTGACATCGGGGACGTCAACGTGAACCTCTACAACCTGCCCGACAGCTGCCGCCTCATCCGGGAGTCCTACCAGGAGATCGTGGCCTCTGGCTGTGTGCCCCTCACCTTGG GTGGAGATCACACCATAACATACCCAATCCTGCAGGCCCTGGTGGCAAA GCACGGTGCTGTGGGACTGGTGCACGTGGATGCTCACACCGACACCGGGGACGCGGCGCTGGGGGAGAAGATCTACCACGGGAGCCCGTTCCGGCGGTGTGTGGAGGAAGGGCTGCTGGACCGCGGCCATGTGGTACAGATCGGCATCCGAGGCTCCTCCTATGACCCCGATCCCCTCCGGTACTGCCGGGAGCAG GGTTTCCGCGTGGTCCCAGCTGAGGAGTGCTGGATGAAGTCCCTGCAGCCGCTGATGAGGGAGGTGAGGGCGCAGATGGGGGACAAGCCGATGTACATCAGCTTCGACATCGATGGGCTGGACCCCGCCTACGCCCCGGGCACCGGCACCCCGGAGATCGCCGGGCTCACACCTGCGCAG GCTTTGGAGATTATTCGTGGCTGCAAAGGTCTGAACATAGTGGGGTGTGACCTTGTGGAAGTCGCACCAATGTACGATGTCTCTG GCAATACAGCCCTCCTGGGGGCAAACCTACTGTTTGAGATGCTGTGTGTCCTCCCAGGAGTGAAGACGCTGTGA